In Tachyglossus aculeatus isolate mTacAcu1 unplaced genomic scaffold, mTacAcu1.pri scaffold_115_arrow_ctg1, whole genome shotgun sequence, a genomic segment contains:
- the LOC119922634 gene encoding vomeronasal type-1 receptor 45-like, giving the protein MDLVIVHLVLVHTVMLLTRVVTVSASTQHLRLLQTDVGCQTFAAAYRVTRGLSICTTGFMSIVQVMIISPRFSLWAQLKARVQKTIFPIFILLWLLNWIVDINLLFDTIASPNVINREPRFSDYYCSIKPISSLTGVGVMGNSLLISLHVSTILLKPRLKATDLVIVQLAHTAMVLTRMTFAYVYRVTRGPSICTTGLLSTVQAMIISPSSSLWTQLKTRVRKNIFPIFILLWLFNSIVDINLLFNTVASPNVTIHEPRFSDDYCSI; this is encoded by the exons ATGGACCTGGTCATTGTCCACCTGGTACTGGTCCACACCGTAATGCTCCTTACCAGAGTGGTCACTGTGTCAGCATCAACTCAGCATCTACGGCTCCTGCAGACGGATGTCGGATGTCAGACATTCGCCGCTGCGTACCGGGTGACCAGAGGCCTCTCCATCTGCACCACCGGCTTCATGAGTATAGTCCAGGTCATGATCATTAGTCCCCGTTTCTCTCTCTGGGCCCAGCTCAAAGCCCGGGTACAAAAGACAATCTTCCCAATATTTATCCTACTGTGGCTTCTCAACTGGATTGTGGACATCAACCTCCTGTTCGACACCATTGCATCTCCCAACGTGATCAACCGCGAGCCCAGATTCAGTGATTACTACTGTTCTATCAAGCCCATCAGCAGCCTT ACCGGAGTGGGGGTCATGGGAAATTCTCTCCTCATCAGTCTCCACGTTTCCACGATCCTCCTGAAACCCAGGCTGAAGGCCACAGACCTGGTCATTGTCCAACTGGCCCACACTGCGATGGTCCTTACCAGAATG ACGTTCGCCTATGTGTACAGGGTGACCAGAGGTCCCTCCATCTGCACCACCGGTCTCCTGAGTACGGTTCAGGCCATGATCATCAGCCCCAGTTCCTCTCTCTGGACCCAGCTCAAAACCCGGGTCAGAAAGAATATCTTCCCAATCTTTATCCTCCTGTGGCTCTTCAACTCGATCGTGGACATCAACCTTCTATTCAACACCGTTGCATCTCCCAACGTGACCATCCACGAGCCCAGATTCAGTGATGATTACTGTTCCATCTAG